CGAGGGCGGCGGCCACCCGCTCGGCCGGCGCACGCTCCCACCTGACGGCCACTCCATCGCGGGCGGGTACGACGACGCCGAACTCGTGCGGTGATGGCCCCAGGTAGCAGGAGTCCCGCACTCCCTCGGGCACTGGCTGGCCGTCGTCGGCGAGCACGGCCAGCGCGGCACCGAGCGCCGTGCCCGAGTCCCCCGGGGCGGGCGGCACGAACACCTCGGAGAACAGACCAGCGGCGAGGATCTTCCCGATCGCGACGCAGTTCATCGCCACACCACCACCGACACAGAGCCGGTCGGCCTTGGTGACCTGACGCGCGAGGGAGGCCAGATGCAGCATCACCTCCTCTGTGCGCTGCTGCAACGCCGCCGCCAGATCCCTGTGCACCTGGGTGACCTGATCGTCGGGCCGGCGTGGCGGGCAGGTCGCCGCAACGAACTCCGACGAAACGCGTGTCCACCGGCTCGAGACCACCCGCAGCGGGAACAGCCGGGGGTCGAGAGCGAAGCCACTGCGGGTGAGCCGGATCGCCCGCTGGAAAAGCGCCGCGAAGCGAGTCGGGTCCCCGAGCGCGGCCAAGGCCATGACGGTGCCTTCCTCATCGGCCTTCCGCCAGCCCAGATGTTGGGTGACGGCTCCGTACACGTAGCCGAGGCTGGCCGGATCCGTCAGCTCCAGCACGGGTTCCCAGACAGGAACGCTGGCCGTGTTGAGGCGGCCGTGGGCGATCGTGGTGGTCTGGGTCTCGCCGAGACTGTCGACCACCAAGACGGCCGCCTCGGTGAATCCGGAGGAGGCGAAGGCGGTCAATCCGTGCGCCCGATGGTGGAGGACCTGCGTGAGTGTGGCGTCGGGGAATCGGTCGGCCAACTGCTTCAGCCGGTCCTTCTCGTGCCCGGCCACCGTCAGGAGGGAGCGTGCGCGAGGTATGGCCCTGCGCGTGGTGGCGGGGCGGAGTAGATGGGTGAGCGCGCGGGGTGCGGCCCGCCGGTACAGGTCGTGCCTGAAGTGCAGAGCCAGGTGTGCGATGTCGCCGGGGGACAGGCCGGACTTGGTCAGGAGCCAGTTCACCCCGCGTTCGGGGTAAGCGCCGTCGTGTTTGATGCCGGACAGACGCTCCTCCTCGACCAAGCCGATCAGCTCACCGTCCACGATCAGTGCCGCCGCCGAGTCATGGGTGAAGGAGCACAGCCCGAGAACCGGCCCGGTCACGATGCCCTCGTGGCGCGGGCGAGCCGCAGGGCGAACCAGCGGGTCAGCGCAGCCGACATGGGCCCCGGGCCCCCGGCGCGTTCACGGGCGGCGTCGCGGTCACCACGGCGCCACAGCCGGAACGACGCCATCACATCGGCCAAGTCGTCCCAAGCGGCCTCACCCACCCGCCGCCCGGCGATCACCTGGGCGAGAAGCGCATCGAAGGACTCCCACCCGACCGCGAGCGGTGCCATCGGCGCCGCGGTCGGCCCGTGCCACCGGCCTGTCTGGCGGGCGGAGTCGTGTTCCGGCTCGTACAGGTGGAGAGAGTCGACCTCGTGATGCCAGTGGCCGGTGTCGGCACCGATCCAACCGGCCATCAATTCCAGCAGGAGAGTGGCGGTGAACAGGTCGTAGGGCAGGCCCCGCCACACGTCCTGGCTGCGCATCGATGTCACCATGTGCAGCCGCCCGTCCCGCAGGAAGAAGCGGTGGCCCAACGTGCAGGGGATGTCGCGTTCGTCGGCCAGATCCCGAGCCGGATCGAAGATGGTGAGGACCGCGCGGCGGGTGTCCGGATCGTCCAGAAGCAGGCGGCGGACCTGGTCGAATTGGTCGATGCCCATCC
The DNA window shown above is from Thermomonospora umbrina and carries:
- a CDS encoding carbamoyltransferase family protein; the encoded protein is MTGPVLGLCSFTHDSAAALIVDGELIGLVEEERLSGIKHDGAYPERGVNWLLTKSGLSPGDIAHLALHFRHDLYRRAAPRALTHLLRPATTRRAIPRARSLLTVAGHEKDRLKQLADRFPDATLTQVLHHRAHGLTAFASSGFTEAAVLVVDSLGETQTTTIAHGRLNTASVPVWEPVLELTDPASLGYVYGAVTQHLGWRKADEEGTVMALAALGDPTRFAALFQRAIRLTRSGFALDPRLFPLRVVSSRWTRVSSEFVAATCPPRRPDDQVTQVHRDLAAALQQRTEEVMLHLASLARQVTKADRLCVGGGVAMNCVAIGKILAAGLFSEVFVPPAPGDSGTALGAALAVLADDGQPVPEGVRDSCYLGPSPHEFGVVVPARDGVAVRWERAPAERVAAALADGQIVGMCVGPLEAGPRALGHRSILASPLSSNVVDRLNKKIKFREPFRPFAPVVLADHAEEYFVLNGRSSPFMSIAVPGTESGRQKVPAVFHANGLARVQTIDHHRNPLLAAILEAFAARTDVPVLINTSLNIKGKPICGTAAMALDCLTGSGLDALLIDDRWYTKTRQETR
- a CDS encoding thymidylate synthase, yielding MTSPQHSDSQIHPNASANELFTAACARVLACGRPTAPRGLPTREVLGSSLRLTDPHDRFVDLPPHRVLNPAFAVAEALWILSGSGEPWIHDFNSSLAAYVGHGPPRGAYGPRLRSWMGIDQFDQVRRLLLDDPDTRRAVLTIFDPARDLADERDIPCTLGHRFFLRDGRLHMVTSMRSQDVWRGLPYDLFTATLLLELMAGWIGADTGHWHHEVDSLHLYEPEHDSARQTGRWHGPTAAPMAPLAVGWESFDALLAQVIAGRRVGEAAWDDLADVMASFRLWRRGDRDAARERAGGPGPMSAALTRWFALRLARATRAS